From the Pungitius pungitius chromosome 6, fPunPun2.1, whole genome shotgun sequence genome, one window contains:
- the hal gene encoding histidine ammonia-lyase codes for MPVFTVHIRDEWLAVPCRDATNTIRWLGHEALKRYMKNKPDNGGITAVKDTRFAVRRCQGLVLLDADDTVEDVLEDNDFVELAIEGDTMSPDFIPYEPGVSHLTAAYREPREYIALDGNSLTSTDLVDLGRGLYKIKLTQEAEQKVVLSRELLDTIVKENKVVYGITTGFGKFARTVIPVSKLKELQENLVRSHSAGVGNPLSPERTRMLLALRINVLAKGYSGISPETLHAMIEAFNASCLSFVPEKGTVGASGDLAPLSHLALGLMGEGKMWSPKSGWADAKYVLEAHGLKPISLKPKEGLALINGTQMITSLGAEAVERAQAIARQADIIAALTLEVLKGTTKAFDSDIHKLRPHPGQIEVAQRFRSLLDSDHHPSQIAESHRFCDRVQDAYTMRCCPQVHGVTNDTITFVLNIINTEINSATDNPMVFAERGETISGGNFHGEYPAKALDFLAIAVHELASISERRIERLCNPSLSELPAFLVNEGGLNSGFMIAHCTAAALVSENKVLCHPSSVDSLSTSAATEDHVSMGGWAARKALRVVEHVEQVLAIELLAACQGIEFLRPLRTTTPLEKVYELVRSVVKPWIKDRFMSPDIEAVHRLLLDQKVWNVAKPYIDKYQSEFIPESRPGSPTAFSLDSPASARKRVRLE; via the exons ATGCCTGTTTTCACCGTGCACATCCGAGATGAGTGGCTAGCCGTGCCGTGCCGGGACGCCACCAACACCATCCGGTGGCTCGGACACGAGGCGCTCAAACGGTACATGAAGAACAAGCCCGACAACGGCGGGATCACGGCTGTGAAGGACACCCGCTTTGCGGTGCGCAGGTGCCAGGGTTTGGTTTTGCTGGACGCGGATGACACAGTGGAGGATGTGCTGGAGGATAACGACTTCGTCGAGCTGG CTATTGAAGGCGACACCATGTCTCCTGACTTCATCCCATATGAGCCTGGAGTTTCTCATCT AACAGCAGCATACAGAGAACCCAGAGAG tatattgcaTTGGATGGCAACAGCCTGACGTCCACAGATCTGGTCGACTTGGGAAGAGGACTCTACAAGATAAAG CTGACTCAGGAGGCTGAACAAAAAGTTGTCCTCTCCAGAGAGCTTTTGGACACTAttgtcaaagaaaacaaag ttGTCTATGGAATCACTACAGGTTTTGGCAAATTTGCTCGAACAGTCATCCCCGTCAGCAAGCTCAA GGAGCTGCAGGAAAACCTGGTGCGGTCACACTCAGCAG GTGTGGGAAACCCGCTGAGCCCAGAGAGGACCCGCATGCTTCTCGCTCTGAGGATCAACGTTCTGGCCAAAGGGTACAGTGGAATTTCTCCGGAAACCCTTCATGCCATGATCGAAGCCTTCAACG CTTCCTGCCTCTCCTTTGTCCCAGAGAAGGGAACGGTTGGTGCCAGTGGAGACCTtgctcccctctctcacctggCCCTGGGGCTCATGGGAGAGGGGAAAATGTGGTCCCCCAAGAGCGGATGGGCAGATGCCAAATAT GTCTTGGAGGCTCATGGACTCAAGCCAATATCACTAAAGCCTAAAGAG GGTCTCGCTTTGATAAACGGGACCCAAATGATCACCTCCCTGGGGGCCGAGGCCGTGGAGCGAGCCCAGGCGATAGCTCGGCAGGCGGACATTATCGCCGCTCTGACCCTGGAGGTGCTGAAGGGCACCACCAAGGCCTTCGACAGTG ACATCCATAAGCTGCGTCCCCACCCCGGACAGATCGAGGTGGCCCAGCGCTTCCGCTCGCTGCTGGACTCCGATCACCATCCATCCCAGATAGCAG AGAGCCATCGGTTCTGTGACAGGGTCCAGGATGCCTACACCATGCGTTGCTGTCCTCAG GTCCACGGAGTCACCAATGACACAATAACATTTGTCCTGAACATCATCAATACAGAAATCAACAGCGCGACTGACAATCCT ATGGTATTTGCAGAAAGAGGTGAGACCATTTCAGGTGGGAACTTCCATGGTGAATACCCAGCTAAA GCTCTGGACTTCTTGGCCATTGCAGTCCACGAGCTGGCCTCCATCAGCGAGAGACGGATCGAAAGGTTGTGCAACCCGTCGCTGAGTGAGCTGCCGGCCTTCCTCGTCAATGAGGGAGGACTCAACTCGGGCTTCATGATTGCTCATTGCACCGCCGCTGCCTTGG tTTCAGAGAATAAAGTTTTGTGCCATCCGTCGTCTGTGGACTCCTTGTCCACCAGTGCTGCCACAGAGGACCACGTGTCCATGGGGGGCTGGGCTGCCAGGAAGGCCCTGAGGGTCGTGGAGCATGTGGAGCAag TTCTTGCTATAGAGCTGCTGGCAGCCTGTCAGGGTATCGAGTTCCTCCGCCCACTTCGTACCACCACTCCATTGGAGAAGGTCTATGAACTTGTTCGCAGTGTGGTCAA GCCGTGGATCAAAGACAGATTCATGTCTCCAGACATTGAAGCTGTTCACCGGCTTTTGCTCGACCAGAAG GTGTGGAACGTGGCCAAACCTTATATTGACAAGTATCAGTCTGAGTTCATTCCCGAGTCCCGTCCCGGCTCCCCGACGGCCTTCTCTCTGGACTCGCCGGCGTCAGCCAGGAAACGTGTTCGCCTTGAGTGA